Proteins encoded within one genomic window of Streptomyces taklimakanensis:
- a CDS encoding SMI1/KNR4 family protein: MTYELPVWSQITEWLRRNAPRSYAQLHEGATPDALAHTRARLGTALPEELSAMLRMNNGVQIDPNDPDGMRPRPSGKFISDFYGILPTYLITRVNEHMNAVYNDGERDGEWKQHWIPFAVESDWLYGLFVDGATGAVGSWSDGGPIEENVHPSLSAWLEESFHLMQSRADVYNEMVVWDIDGLDQEDLDQLT, encoded by the coding sequence GTGACGTACGAACTTCCGGTATGGAGCCAGATCACCGAGTGGCTTCGCCGGAACGCACCACGCTCCTACGCACAGCTCCACGAAGGCGCGACACCGGATGCCCTGGCGCACACGAGAGCGCGGCTGGGAACAGCTCTGCCCGAAGAGCTGTCGGCCATGCTGCGCATGAACAACGGCGTACAGATCGACCCCAATGATCCGGACGGTATGCGCCCTCGCCCCTCCGGAAAATTCATCTCCGACTTCTACGGCATTCTCCCGACCTACCTGATCACCCGCGTCAACGAGCACATGAACGCCGTCTACAACGACGGGGAGCGAGACGGCGAGTGGAAGCAGCACTGGATCCCCTTCGCCGTCGAGAGCGACTGGCTCTACGGTCTGTTCGTCGACGGAGCCACCGGGGCTGTCGGCAGCTGGTCCGACGGCGGCCCCATCGAGGAGAACGTCCATCCGTCGCTGTCGGCCTGGCTGGAGGAGTCGTTCCACCTGATGCAGAGCCGCGCAGACGTCTACAACGAAATGGTCGTCTGGGACATCGACGGCCTCGACCAGGAGGATCTCGACCAGCTCACCTGA
- a CDS encoding DUF262 domain-containing protein has protein sequence MQKLEAHEMPLHKVFSSDYDFQIPDYQRPYAWQEEQATQLLTDLLEALDRGTDEPYFLGSVVLVKDGGAPRAEVIDGQQRLTTLTILLSVLRDLTEDPDLRGDLDGR, from the coding sequence ATGCAAAAGCTCGAAGCGCACGAGATGCCCCTGCACAAGGTGTTCAGCAGCGACTACGACTTCCAGATCCCCGACTACCAGCGCCCCTACGCCTGGCAGGAGGAGCAGGCGACCCAATTGCTGACGGATCTGCTGGAAGCGCTGGACCGCGGGACGGACGAACCGTACTTCCTCGGTTCCGTCGTGCTCGTCAAGGACGGCGGGGCCCCGAGGGCGGAGGTCATCGACGGCCAGCAGCGCCTTACGACCCTGACCATCCTCCTGTCCGTCCTGCGCGACCTCACCGAGGACCCGGACCTGCGCGGCGACCTCGACGGACGCTGA
- a CDS encoding DNA-sulfur modification-associated family protein, producing MVIAIDGEPQTTAWHDIYRDPESFDLTYAELGRRVRIPFELYLGLSPADARQIFYDRNVKGIDVAKNLAMSMDQRDLATRLAHLVGERLKIESDGRRMPFGTLVNVGKRQLTRTDKEVVTLSALRALIVTTVFGGKGVQYSATNVHEGDLPPDTDAGEVETVVVRLVSRLIEDRFPDFARRSAITAPAVMAGLGVLLHRATPWCDPVDAMSYETVEHLLADVRWEREPAYWDGVCASVGSTGRLNFSGGVKDSAGRVAGALLDPHSELGRKIRGLWR from the coding sequence ATGGTGATCGCCATCGACGGCGAGCCCCAGACCACCGCCTGGCACGACATCTACCGGGACCCGGAGTCCTTCGACCTCACCTACGCCGAGCTGGGCCGGCGAGTCCGCATCCCCTTCGAGCTCTACCTGGGACTCTCCCCGGCGGACGCGCGGCAGATCTTCTACGACCGCAACGTCAAGGGCATCGACGTCGCCAAGAACCTGGCCATGTCCATGGACCAGCGCGACCTCGCCACCCGCCTCGCCCACCTCGTCGGCGAGAGGCTCAAGATCGAGTCGGACGGCCGGCGGATGCCGTTCGGCACGCTGGTCAACGTCGGCAAGCGGCAGCTCACCAGGACCGACAAGGAGGTCGTGACGCTGTCCGCGCTGCGGGCGCTGATCGTCACCACCGTCTTCGGCGGCAAGGGCGTGCAGTACTCGGCGACCAACGTCCACGAGGGAGACCTGCCGCCCGACACCGACGCCGGCGAGGTGGAGACGGTCGTCGTCCGTCTGGTGTCCCGGCTGATCGAGGACCGTTTCCCGGACTTCGCCCGGCGCAGCGCGATCACCGCCCCGGCCGTGATGGCGGGCCTCGGCGTCCTGCTGCACCGCGCCACCCCCTGGTGCGACCCCGTCGACGCCATGAGCTACGAGACGGTCGAGCACCTGCTCGCCGACGTCCGCTGGGAGCGCGAACCCGCCTACTGGGACGGCGTCTGCGCCAGCGTCGGCTCCACCGGTCGGCTCAACTTCAGCGGCGGCGTGAAGGACTCCGCCGGCCGTGTCGCCGGCGCGCTCCTCGACCCGCACAGCGAGCTCGGCCGGAAGATCCGGGGTCTGTGGAGGTGA
- a CDS encoding restriction endonuclease, whose amino-acid sequence MAARRGRGGGGRRGGRRGHRPVARRRRGAGGRTAVVGGAAVLLLLVASWETVWPYILGVAVAAGLGGLVWWLWHTDRIVRGGDREWRQADAVEAGRRTLAEVDAMSGTEFEELVAELCRRDGCTEVRRVGGSHDNGADVVGRLPDGRTMVVQCKRYVPTRTVASREMRDLMGARVHFRADVAVFVTTSRFSGPAQALAVEHDILAVHRDHLGLWNNGVSLPTLAGVNGAGQGDREHRARWRRTYGT is encoded by the coding sequence ATGGCTGCTCGCCGTGGACGCGGCGGAGGTGGCAGGCGCGGTGGGCGCCGCGGACACCGTCCGGTGGCGCGGCGCAGGCGCGGGGCCGGAGGCAGGACGGCGGTCGTCGGCGGCGCGGCGGTGCTGCTTCTGCTCGTCGCCTCCTGGGAGACGGTCTGGCCGTACATCCTGGGGGTTGCGGTTGCCGCAGGTCTCGGCGGCCTGGTGTGGTGGCTGTGGCATACCGACCGAATCGTCCGAGGCGGGGACCGGGAGTGGCGGCAGGCGGACGCGGTGGAGGCCGGACGTCGGACGCTGGCCGAGGTGGACGCGATGTCCGGCACCGAGTTCGAGGAACTGGTGGCCGAGCTGTGCCGCCGGGACGGCTGTACGGAGGTCCGGCGCGTGGGCGGCTCCCACGACAACGGCGCGGACGTGGTCGGCCGGCTGCCGGACGGCCGGACGATGGTCGTCCAGTGCAAGCGGTATGTACCGACCCGCACTGTCGCGAGCCGCGAGATGCGCGACCTGATGGGAGCGAGGGTGCATTTCAGGGCCGATGTGGCGGTCTTCGTGACGACCTCGCGCTTCAGCGGTCCGGCCCAGGCGCTGGCGGTGGAGCACGACATCCTGGCCGTGCACCGCGACCACCTGGGTCTGTGGAACAACGGCGTCTCCCTGCCAACCCTGGCCGGCGTCAACGGCGCCGGCCAGGGCGACAGGGAACACCGTGCGCGCTGGAGGAGGACCTACGGCACGTAG
- a CDS encoding GmrSD restriction endonuclease domain-containing protein — protein sequence MRADTVDLKRIFGRDIRYMVPLFQRPYVWNRDDNWTAFWEDIRRTAEQAEGAAETGDTVFPHFLGAVVFDEARYASSDLEARQVIDGQQRLTTLQLFLFAARQSAQKTGDDRSVRLLSRFLENDPDLYDTERNPDHRFKVWPTNADRDEFRSVMSGEDGKGRLSEAVTYFRRVVSSWLEDSEDPKQRLGSLVQTLREHLRLVIIDLEEHDDAQMVFETLNSRGTPLEHADLVKNLLFREAEHTGVDTGRLYSTYWEPFDQDEWRVDQTTGRITRSRLDVFLTHWLTMRTQRDFTFPALFKEFERWQRGRQVPVEEIFVELSRYAEIYDGLENRAPDGVEGRFLYRVKVMQLSTPMPLLLCLYGMGQRLSEQRRVRAIRGIDSYLVRRSILNLSNRDYNHVFRDLVAAAIRQPDQADEAVLKTLAAMQGQHREWPADEEFRNALVNDPIYQRLYRHRVRILLEALEDALRTPLTEQLAVPVGESIGSKLTIEHVMPQSWQENWPINSDDPDATATRDEIVHTLGNLTLATAKLNPAIGNMGWHEKRQWLGEHSLLRLTHGTLLNPPPGTGLGNWERTWDETRIRQRGTYLANLALRVWPSVDELLAEDIDDE from the coding sequence GTGCGTGCCGACACGGTCGATCTGAAGCGGATCTTCGGCAGGGACATCCGATACATGGTGCCGCTCTTCCAGAGACCGTATGTGTGGAACAGAGATGACAACTGGACTGCCTTTTGGGAGGACATCCGTCGTACCGCCGAGCAGGCCGAGGGAGCGGCGGAGACCGGTGACACCGTCTTTCCGCACTTCCTGGGAGCAGTGGTCTTCGACGAGGCGCGTTACGCCTCGTCGGACCTGGAAGCCCGGCAGGTCATCGACGGCCAACAGCGGCTCACCACCCTCCAACTGTTCCTGTTCGCCGCACGGCAGTCCGCCCAGAAGACCGGGGACGACCGCTCGGTGCGCTTGCTCAGCAGGTTCCTGGAGAATGACCCGGACCTGTACGACACCGAGCGCAACCCGGACCACCGCTTCAAGGTCTGGCCGACCAACGCCGATCGGGACGAGTTCCGCTCCGTGATGAGCGGAGAAGACGGCAAGGGACGTCTGTCCGAGGCGGTCACCTACTTCCGGCGCGTCGTCAGCAGTTGGTTGGAGGACAGCGAGGATCCCAAGCAGAGGCTCGGCAGCCTGGTCCAGACTCTTCGGGAGCACCTGAGGCTGGTCATCATCGACCTGGAGGAACACGATGACGCCCAGATGGTCTTCGAAACCCTCAACAGTCGAGGCACCCCGCTCGAACACGCGGACTTGGTGAAAAACCTGCTGTTCCGCGAAGCCGAGCACACCGGGGTGGACACCGGCCGTCTGTACAGCACCTACTGGGAGCCCTTCGACCAGGACGAGTGGCGAGTCGACCAGACCACCGGACGCATCACACGCAGTCGGCTCGATGTCTTCCTGACTCACTGGCTCACCATGCGTACCCAGCGGGACTTCACCTTCCCCGCCCTGTTCAAGGAATTCGAGCGTTGGCAGCGCGGTCGGCAAGTGCCCGTTGAAGAGATCTTCGTGGAACTTTCCCGCTATGCGGAAATCTACGATGGCCTGGAGAACCGTGCGCCGGACGGAGTGGAAGGCCGCTTCCTGTACCGGGTGAAGGTCATGCAGTTGTCCACGCCGATGCCTCTGTTGCTGTGCTTGTACGGGATGGGGCAACGGCTGTCCGAGCAGCGGCGCGTACGGGCGATCCGGGGCATCGACAGTTATCTCGTGCGACGTTCCATTCTCAACCTCAGCAACAGGGACTACAACCACGTCTTCCGGGACCTCGTCGCCGCCGCGATCAGGCAGCCGGACCAAGCCGATGAGGCAGTCCTCAAGACGTTGGCCGCCATGCAGGGGCAGCACCGCGAGTGGCCGGCCGACGAAGAGTTCCGGAACGCACTCGTCAACGATCCGATCTACCAGCGTCTCTACCGCCACCGGGTGCGCATCCTCCTCGAAGCGCTGGAGGACGCCCTGCGCACGCCACTGACCGAGCAGCTCGCCGTTCCTGTCGGGGAGAGCATCGGGTCCAAGCTCACCATCGAGCATGTCATGCCGCAGAGTTGGCAGGAGAACTGGCCAATCAACAGTGACGATCCTGACGCGACTGCCACTCGGGATGAGATCGTCCACACGCTCGGCAACCTCACCCTGGCAACCGCGAAACTCAACCCGGCCATCGGCAACATGGGGTGGCACGAGAAGCGGCAGTGGCTGGGGGAGCACAGTCTGCTCCGTCTCACCCATGGCACCTTGCTCAACCCTCCGCCCGGCACCGGGCTGGGGAACTGGGAACGAACCTGGGACGAGACCCGCATCAGGCAGCGGGGGACCTACCTCGCGAACCTTGCGCTGCGGGTATGGCCTTCCGTCGACGAGCTTCTCGCCGAAGACATCGACGACGAATGA